CTCTTTTTGAATCTTCTTCTCAGGTGCCCAAAGAGACATCTTTGGATTCTATTACCCAAAATGGAACTTCTTTGGACGATAAAAATAAAACGCGTCCTTTGGCTGAAAGATTAAGACCTCAGAAAATGGAAGATATTATAGGCCAAAAAGAACTTTTTGCTGAAGGCTCTCCGTTTTCGAGAATGATAAAGACGGGCCACATCTCTTCCCTTATTTTATGGGGGCCTGCGGGTGTTGGAAAAACCACGATTGCACGGCTTTTAGCCCATAAAACAAATCTTGTTTTTGAATCAATTTCAGCCATTTTTTCAGGTGTGTCTGATTTAAAGAAAATTTTTGAGCAGGCACAGGTACGCCAAAAAATGAATTCAAAGACAGCCGGAACCCTTTTATTCGTGGATGAAATTCATCGGTTTAATCGTGCGCAACAGGATGCTTTTTTGCCTTATATTGAAAGTGGTGTGATTATTCTTGTGGGGGCAACGACCGAAAATCCCTCCTTTGAACTCAACAGCGCACTTTTGTCACGACTTCAGGTTTTTACGGTAACTGCTCTTTCAAAAGAAGACCTTGAAAAACTATTAAAACGGGCAGAAAAGACACTTAATCATCCTCTTCCGCTGACCGAAAAAGCCAGAGATCTTTTTTTAGAAATGGCTGGAGGAGATGGCAGATATCTCTTAAATATGGCTGAATCTTTGTCTTTATTACCGTCTTCCCAAGCACCTCTTTCTCCTGAAGAACTTGTAAAAAGCCTTCAAAAAAGAGCTCTTTTATATGATAAAGATCGTGAAGAGCATTATAATCTCATTAGTGCTTTGCATAAATCCATTCGTGCTTCAGATCCCCATGCAGCGCTTTATTGGTTGATGCGTATGTTGGAAGGGGGAGAAGACCGACGTTTTATTGCGCGTAGACTCATCCGTGCGGCTCTTGAGGACATTGGTCTTGCAGATCCAGAAGCTTTGGCACTGACGTTAAATGCCTTAAAAACATTTGAAAGATTAGGATCTCCGGAAGGAGATTTGGCCCTTTCTCAGGCAACACTTTATCTTGCTCTTGCGCCAAAATCGAATAAAGTTTATGAAGCTCATAAAAAAGCACAAGCTTTTGTTCAGAAAACAGGCTCTCTTCCGCCGCCACCTTCTTTGTTAAATGCACCAACAAGGCTTATGAAAGAACTTGGGTACGGAAAAGGGTACTGCTATGATCATGATATGGAAGAGGGGGTTTCCGGGCAAAATTGTTGGCCTGTGTCTATGGAGCCCTCTTTGTTCTATGAGCCAACAGGCCGTGGGCAAGAAAAAAAATTACAGGAGCGTCTTTGTGAGCTTCAATCCGTTTTTGAAAATTGGAAAAAGGAACAAAAAAATAGTTCGTAACTTTTTGTTAACTAAGAGAGAAGATACGTTAAATGCTCGAAAATGACTCCGGATTTCTTAAACGAACGCTTTCAATCGGATTTCTTATTCCCTTTACGCTTGGAATTTTAATCTATGGACCTCCTTTAACAACTCTTCTTGTAGGTGCTTTGCTGGTGGGTTTTTCTTATGAATGGCTCAAAATGGGTCATATTCAAACAAAAATTGAAAAAGGGCTTTTTTATGGGGTTCTTTTGGGAAGTGAAGTGGTTTTCTTGAAATGGGGTTTAAAAGAATCTTTAGCTTTTTTGTTGGGGTTGTCAGCATTTTCTTATTATATTTTGCGAAATTATGGGATGAAGAAAGTCAAACGGGAAAAAAATGCTGAAGGAAAGTCAGGCGCGCCCCTCCTCCAAAGATTGACCCATGATGGTTGGATTTTTTGGGGGCTTCTTTATATTGGAGTTCCATGTCTTTCTTTTTTATGGATTTTTGAGCTTGAACAAGGATGTCACATTATTTTATGGATGCTCTTTATCATCTGGGCATCCGATATCGGGGCTTATCTTATTGGTTCTTGGCTCAAGGGCCCCAAAATAGCGCCAACCATAAGCCCTAAGAAAACATGGAGTGGTTTTTTGGGGGGTGTCTGTGCGGGTGAAAGTGTTGGAATTTTAAGTGGCAATTTCTTTGGATTTGATTTTAAAGGTGTTTTAGGGGTGTCCTTGGGTGTTGTTCTGTGTGCGGTTTTTGGAGATCTTCTCGAGTCTTATCTTA
This genomic window from Pseudomonadota bacterium contains:
- a CDS encoding replication-associated recombination protein A, with protein sequence MEDIIGQKELFAEGSPFSRMIKTGHISSLILWGPAGVGKTTIARLLAHKTNLVFESISAIFSGVSDLKKIFEQAQVRQKMNSKTAGTLLFVDEIHRFNRAQQDAFLPYIESGVIILVGATTENPSFELNSALLSRLQVFTVTALSKEDLEKLLKRAEKTLNHPLPLTEKARDLFLEMAGGDGRYLLNMAESLSLLPSSQAPLSPEELVKSLQKRALLYDKDREEHYNLISALHKSIRASDPHAALYWLMRMLEGGEDRRFIARRLIRAALEDIGLADPEALALTLNALKTFERLGSPEGDLALSQATLYLALAPKSNKVYEAHKKAQAFVQKTGSLPPPPSLLNAPTRLMKELGYGKGYCYDHDMEEGVSGQNCWPVSMEPSLFYEPTGRGQEKKLQERLCELQSVFENWKKEQKNSS
- a CDS encoding phosphatidate cytidylyltransferase — protein: MLENDSGFLKRTLSIGFLIPFTLGILIYGPPLTTLLVGALLVGFSYEWLKMGHIQTKIEKGLFYGVLLGSEVVFLKWGLKESLAFLLGLSAFSYYILRNYGMKKVKREKNAEGKSGAPLLQRLTHDGWIFWGLLYIGVPCLSFLWIFELEQGCHIILWMLFIIWASDIGAYLIGSWLKGPKIAPTISPKKTWSGFLGGVCAGESVGILSGNFFGFDFKGVLGVSLGVVLCAVFGDLLESYLKRRKKVKDSGNIIPGHGGLFDRLDSTLAALPFITLILWLTKGDFFK